The stretch of DNA GTATCTACTTTAAGTGAATCAAGTAAGCAGTGTTGTAATTGGTAGATGTCATCTAAAGTTTTAACTTCTTTGTTTGTAACTTTTGCAACAAGTTCATTAAAACTATCTAGTGAAATATATTTTTCATAATCTTTTCTAGTAGCACAAAGTACTAAAGCCGTAATATCAAAAAAATCATCTTGGCTTTTGTTATCAATGGTTCCAAAAGTAGTTGTTTGCTCTATATGTTTCCCATGATAAAGTAAGAAGTAATCATTTGCTAATCCCATGCATATCTCCTAAAATATAAAAAGTTAATTACTCCAACGAATAATTAACTTTTTATATGGGGATCAAAAAGAGGGAAGACCCTCTTTTTATTATCTTAGTGCTACTAGTTTTCTTCTTAAGTAAGCAATTTTATTTTGTAGTGGTAAGTGTTTTGGACAGTGGTCTTCACAAGCCATTAATGACATACAACCAAAGATACCATCATCATCACCAATTAGTTCATAGAAATCTTCTGCAGTTCTCTTATCATGAGGGTCAACTTCAAATCTAGCAACTCTGTTTAATCCAACAGGTCCAACGAAGTTTGGTCTCATAAGCATAGTACCACAAGATGCAACACAAATACCACACTCAATACATCTATCAAGTTCAAAAGTTTCATTTGCTACATCTGGGTCGATTCTTTCTTCCATTTTAGAAATATCAGTCTCTTCACCATTATCAACAATCCAAGATTTAACTCTCTTAGACATACCATCCATCCATTTACCAGTATTAACTGATAAATCTTTGATAAGTTCGAATGCTGGCATTGGCATTAATTTAAGTGATCCACTTGGGTAGTTAGCAGTAAGTGTTCTACAAGCAAGTGCAGGTTTACCATTTACTACCATACCACAAGAACCACAAATACCAGCTCTACATACGAAGTCAAAAGATAAATCTGGGTCTAACTCTTCTCTAATTTTAGTAAGAGCAATAAAAAGAGTCATTCCTGGAGTCTCTTCTAATTTATAATCTACGAAGTGAGGTTTAGAAACCTTACTTCTTGGATTAAATTTAAGAACTGATATAGTTATTTCTCTACCTTTTTCAACGCTCATTATTTATCTCCTAATCTTTCGTTTTTCTCTTTATAGTTCATAGGTAATTCAAATGGCATTAATGCGTCTTGAATTTCATGTCTATCTTTACCTTCTGCTTCAAGTTTTTCTCTTACTGAGTCAACTTCATCTTGTCTTTTTGCAGAAAGTTCATTTTCAATAATCATACCCTTAGCACCATAACCTCTAAATGCTGGAGGCATTTCCATTGTCATAATATCTAAGTCAGCATACTCAATTGTAGGCTCAATATCATTTGGATTTGGCCAAGTACATAAAGTTCTGTTCATCCAGTTAGCATCATCTCTTTTTAGATAATCTTCTCTATAGTGTGCACCTCTAGACTCAGTTCTATCTCTTGCACCTTTAGCTACACATAATGCAACTTTTAACATTTTTGGAACTCTATATGCTTCTTCAAGTTCTGGGTTACCAGCTCTTTCTTTAGATTTAACAGTGATTTGTTTAGTTTTAACTAATAAATCTTTTAACTCTTCAACAGCTTCTGCTAAAGGCTCACCAGATCTAAAGATACCAACTTTCTCATCCATTAATTCTTGCATTCTTCTTTTAATTTTGAAGATGTCTTCATTTCCAGAGTAAGCTAAAATTTCATCTAAGTATGCATCTTGTGCATCTAAGAATTTTTGAACTGTAGCTGTAGGGATTGTAACATCATTAGCTAAACAGTAATCAGCAAAGTAGTTACCAATAATCATACCAGCAACAACTGTTTCAGATACTGAGTTTCCACCAAGTCTGTTGAATCCATGCATATCCCAACAAGAAGCTTCACCACAAGCAAATAAACCAGATAATCTAGTAGACTCACCAGTTGGTTTAGTTCTAATTCCACCCATTGAGTAGTGTTGCATTGGAAGTACTGGAGCCCAACCTTTTTTACCTTCGTCAGCTGGATCAATACCATTAAAGATTTGACAAATTTCTTGTACATCTCTTAAGTTCTTTTCAATGTGCTCTCTACCAAGAATAGAAATATCTAACCATACGTGATAACCATATGGAGAAGGTACACCTTTACCATTTCTAATGTGCTCAATCATTCTTCTAGAAACAACGTCTCTTGATGCAAGCTCTTTTTTCTCTGGCTCATAATCAGGCATAAATCTGTGACCGTCAACATCTCTTAGGATACCACCGTCACCTCTACATCCTTCTGTTAATAAAATACCAGATGGAACAATTGGAGTTGGGTGGAATTGTACAGCTTCCATATTAGAAAGTGTTGCAATACCAGTTTCAAGTGCAATAGCAGCACCTGTACCTTCACAAATTACAGCATTTGTTGTTTGTCTAAATACTCTTCCATATCCACCAGTTGCAATACAAGTTCCCTTTGCAACATAAGCTTCTAATTCACCAGTAATTAAATCTCTAACGATAGCACCATAACATCTTCCATCTTCGTGGATTAATGATAATGCTTCTTTTCTATCTCTAATGTCAACATCATGTTTTAAAGCTTCATTTGCAACACCAAATAACATTGTATGTCCTGTTGCATCAGCTGTATAACATGTTCTCCATTTCTTAGTACCACCAAAGTCTCTTGAGTGGATTAATCCATGTCTCTCTTCTTCTTCAGTAATAGTTGTTTTCTTAGCATTAATAATAGCTTCTCTTGAACCTGCTTTAACTCTAGTCCAAGGCACACCCCATGATGCTAATTCTCTAATTGCTTTTGGTGCAGTATGTACGAACATTCTTGCAACAGTTTGATCACATCCCCAGTCAGAACCTTTTACAGTATCTGCAAAGTGTAAATCTTCATTATCTCCATCAGACATCTTTGAGTTACCTAAAGAAGCTTGCATACCACCTTGAGCAGCAGCACTATGAGATCTTTTAACAGGAACTAATGATAAAACGATAGTACTTAATCCCTTTTTTTGTGCAGCAACAGCAGCTCTAAGTCCAGCTAATCCTCCACCAATAACTAATGAATCACAGTAATTAATTTTCATATTATGCTAGCCTCCCTGTATTATCTAATTGCATAACTTGTGCAGTTGGAACATATCTTTCTCCAACTTTTCCAGCTTGTGCATTTTCATAACCTATTTTCATGTATGCTGCAAGTGTAGCAAATCCTAAAATTAAGAAGAACCATGTTAATGATTTTTTCCATGCTTTTAGTTTTTTTCTAGTTGCTCTTGGGTCATCACCATCGAACCATCCCCATTTAACAGCTAATCTATATAATCCAATTGTTCCATGGAATTCAACAGCTAATAATAGTAAGATATATAATGGCCACATCCACTCTGACCATACTCTATCCGCAGATGCATAAGGACCAATCTCTGCAGAGTGTGTCATAATGATATATAAGTGTACAGAACCTAAGAAGAACATTGCAAAACCAGTAAATGCTTGGATAAACCAAAGCTTAGTATCTTCATGTCCCATGTTATCAGCGTGAGCTTTCATAACTTGGTATTGTTTGAAGTTACCTGGTAACTTTCTCATACCTAAAGCAGCGTGTGTAATAAATACTACAAATATTACAAATGCAGCAATTGAAACTAAAATTGGGCTTCCTCCCTCAATTATGAAGCTAGCCTCTAAAAATTTAGTTACAGAGTACATAAAGTCTTTACTAATTAAAATAGAAGACACAAGTAACATATGTCCCCACATAAAAAGACCAAGGAAAAGTCCAGTTGCACTTTGAACATAGTCAAGTTTTGCTGGTACTCTACTTTTCTTTCTCTCTACAGTCTTCCCTAAATAACCTTCTATTAGGTCACTCATTTGACATCCTTTCTAGTGATTTTGATTTTATATGAATAGCATTATAATAGCGAAAATGTCCTTATAGTGGGCTACAGCGTAGTTGTTTGGAATGTACAATTATTGTGCAAAATATATGGGGTAGAAATAAAAAAGCCCTATTTCTAGGGCTTTTCATTTTTTTGTTGAAAGAAGTAGAATTTTAAAAAATCATACGAGTATGTTACCTATTAACACATCATGATTTAATAAATAATGATTGAATCGCAATTTGCGTCATTTCAATCAGTGTATCGATATTCAATGCTGGAATAAAGAACACAATTGCTGAACCAATACCACCAACAATAGTAATAATAGCTAAGAATGCGATTGCATAAGTAGATACTCTTTTATCGTTGAAGTCATTGTCCATACACTCTTCTTTAGTAGGGTAGAAGTACATCATTGCAATAAGTTTAAAGTAGTAGTAAACTGAAATAAATGTTGCAACAATTGCAAGTACTGCTAATAAAATATATCCTGCATTAATAGCTTCTGTAAATACATAGAATTTACCGATGAAACCAATTGTTGAAGGAATACCAGCAAGTGAGAATAAGAAGATAGTCATCATTGCTGCTAAATATGGTCTTTCTTTTGCTAAACCTTTGAAATCATCGTATGTAACTCTTACTTTAGTTTCAGAGATAATATGAGAGATGATACCAAATGACCCAAGTGCAGATAAAAGGTAAGCAATTAGATAGAATACTGTTGCATATGCTGCATGAATGTTTTGTCCAAGAGCAATAAATGCTAATAATAAATAACCTGTGTGTACAATCGAAGATGCTGCAAGCATTCTTTTAACAATATTTTGTGTAATTGCAAGCCATGTACCAAATACAAGTGTAAAGATAATAATAACATACATGATTGAATCCCAGAAGTCAATCATTGGTGCGATATCTTGTAATACTGCTCTTAAGAAGAAAGAGAATATAGCAATTTTAAATGTAGATGCCATATATGCAGTAATAATCATTGGCGCACCTCTATATACATCTAGTACCCAAGATTGGAATGGGAAGGCTGCAATTTTAAATAGGAATGTAAATAAAATTAGCGTTAAACCAATGTATAATAAAGCCATATCTTCATTTGAGTGAGCTGAAATATATGCTGCAATTTCTGTTAAGTTTGTAGTAGCAGTTGCACCATAAACTAAAACAACACCTAATAAGTAGAATGCTCCAATGAAAGAACCTAATACTAAGTATTTGAAAATTGCTTCAACCCTTTTGCTATCTTCACTGTTATAACCAACCATAACATATACAGCAAATGAAGCAATTTCAAGTGCGATAAATGCAGTTACAAGTTCGTTAGCATTTGCTAATAACATCATACCAAATAGAGCAAATAAAAGGATTGAGAAGAACTCACCTTTAAAATACTCTTTTGATCTGAAATAGTTTTCACCAATTAATAGTGTTAATAATGTACCTAAAATAAGTAAGATGTTAAAGAAGTTTGAGAACGAGTCAAAAATTAAAACATCATTGAAAATATTATTGTACGGTCTTAATGCAAATGAATCACCTAATGGAATTAAGCTTAAAATTAATGCAATAATTAATAAAACCGACGAAACAGTGATGTATTGTTTCGTATTAAACTTTTCTTCGTACATACTCATAAACATTACACCAACAGCTGATAGTAAAATTAATGAAACTGGTAATATGTGTATTAATTCATTCATTTTGCTGCTCCAATATGTAAAATGTCATTTAAGTAGTGAGTTACAGTTGGCTCAAACTTATCAATGAAAATATCAGGGTAAATACCCATTAAGAATACAAGAATAACCCATGGAGCTAAACCAACAATCTCTTTGATTTTTAAATCTCTGAATTTAAGAGCTTCACCTTCTCTATCTTGTAAAATTGCTCTTTGGAACATCCATAACATATATGAAGCACCAATAATAACTGTAAGAGCTGAAATATATCCTAGTGTATGGTTAAATTCGTAAATACCAAAGATAATTAATAACTCTGATACGAAACCATTTGTTCCAGGAAGTCCTACGTTTGCAAATAACATAATTGCAAAGATAGTTGTAAAGATTGGAGACTGTTTTGCTAAACCACCTAAATCTTTAATTGTTTTATATCCTGTTTCATCATGGATAATACCAACAAGTAAGAATAGTGCACCAGTTGCAATTGCGTGAGCAATGATTAAATATAAAGCACCATTAATACCAAAGGCATTTAATGAGAAGATACCTGCTGCAATGAAACTTAAGTGTGATGCAGAAGAGTATGCGAACATTCTTTTAATATCATCTTGCATTAGTGCCGCAACACCAAAGTAAACAAGACCAAATAAACCAATAAATACAAACCATGATGAGAATTCAACATAAATCTCTGGGAAAATAGGAATTAAGAATCTAACGATTGCATAAACACCTAGTTTTGCCATGATTGATGATAATAAGAATACTGCACCAGTAGGAGCATTTTTATATGTTTCCATAATCCACGTATGTAATGGGAAAATTGGAATCTTAATAGCAAACGCAGAAAGGAATGCTAAAAATAACCAAATCTTTTCGTTATATGATAATGATGTAATTTGAGTTAATGAATCATATTGAAATGACCAAGAACCAAATTCAGCATGATATGTAACTCCTAGGTAAAGCATTGCAACAAACATTAAAAGTGAACCAAGCATAGTATATACTGTTACTTTAATTGTTGTGAATACTTTATCTCCAAATCCATAAATACCAA from Arcobacter sp. F155 encodes:
- a CDS encoding fumarate reductase cytochrome b subunit; this translates as MSDLIEGYLGKTVERKKSRVPAKLDYVQSATGLFLGLFMWGHMLLVSSILISKDFMYSVTKFLEASFIIEGGSPILVSIAAFVIFVVFITHAALGMRKLPGNFKQYQVMKAHADNMGHEDTKLWFIQAFTGFAMFFLGSVHLYIIMTHSAEIGPYASADRVWSEWMWPLYILLLLAVEFHGTIGLYRLAVKWGWFDGDDPRATRKKLKAWKKSLTWFFLILGFATLAAYMKIGYENAQAGKVGERYVPTAQVMQLDNTGRLA
- a CDS encoding fumarate reductase flavoprotein subunit, translating into MKINYCDSLVIGGGLAGLRAAVAAQKKGLSTIVLSLVPVKRSHSAAAQGGMQASLGNSKMSDGDNEDLHFADTVKGSDWGCDQTVARMFVHTAPKAIRELASWGVPWTRVKAGSREAIINAKKTTITEEEERHGLIHSRDFGGTKKWRTCYTADATGHTMLFGVANEALKHDVDIRDRKEALSLIHEDGRCYGAIVRDLITGELEAYVAKGTCIATGGYGRVFRQTTNAVICEGTGAAIALETGIATLSNMEAVQFHPTPIVPSGILLTEGCRGDGGILRDVDGHRFMPDYEPEKKELASRDVVSRRMIEHIRNGKGVPSPYGYHVWLDISILGREHIEKNLRDVQEICQIFNGIDPADEGKKGWAPVLPMQHYSMGGIRTKPTGESTRLSGLFACGEASCWDMHGFNRLGGNSVSETVVAGMIIGNYFADYCLANDVTIPTATVQKFLDAQDAYLDEILAYSGNEDIFKIKRRMQELMDEKVGIFRSGEPLAEAVEELKDLLVKTKQITVKSKERAGNPELEEAYRVPKMLKVALCVAKGARDRTESRGAHYREDYLKRDDANWMNRTLCTWPNPNDIEPTIEYADLDIMTMEMPPAFRGYGAKGMIIENELSAKRQDEVDSVREKLEAEGKDRHEIQDALMPFELPMNYKEKNERLGDK
- a CDS encoding NADH-quinone oxidoreductase subunit N, giving the protein MNELIHILPVSLILLSAVGVMFMSMYEEKFNTKQYITVSSVLLIIALILSLIPLGDSFALRPYNNIFNDVLIFDSFSNFFNILLILGTLLTLLIGENYFRSKEYFKGEFFSILLFALFGMMLLANANELVTAFIALEIASFAVYVMVGYNSEDSKRVEAIFKYLVLGSFIGAFYLLGVVLVYGATATTNLTEIAAYISAHSNEDMALLYIGLTLILFTFLFKIAAFPFQSWVLDVYRGAPMIITAYMASTFKIAIFSFFLRAVLQDIAPMIDFWDSIMYVIIIFTLVFGTWLAITQNIVKRMLAASSIVHTGYLLLAFIALGQNIHAAYATVFYLIAYLLSALGSFGIISHIISETKVRVTYDDFKGLAKERPYLAAMMTIFLFSLAGIPSTIGFIGKFYVFTEAINAGYILLAVLAIVATFISVYYYFKLIAMMYFYPTKEECMDNDFNDKRVSTYAIAFLAIITIVGGIGSAIVFFIPALNIDTLIEMTQIAIQSLFIKS
- a CDS encoding NuoM family protein — protein: MSADILSFIIFLPAVVAFGLMITTKHVETVRNIAFLTTTVILALVLKLYIEFEPSAGMQFVTNVPWIASYGINYYIGVDGFSLTILMMIAILIPTAYLLLWEGRTKGYWINMLLVQAGVTGSLLALDVILFYFFWEVMLLPVFLMIGIYGFGDKVFTTIKVTVYTMLGSLLMFVAMLYLGVTYHAEFGSWSFQYDSLTQITSLSYNEKIWLFLAFLSAFAIKIPIFPLHTWIMETYKNAPTGAVFLLSSIMAKLGVYAIVRFLIPIFPEIYVEFSSWFVFIGLFGLVYFGVAALMQDDIKRMFAYSSASHLSFIAAGIFSLNAFGINGALYLIIAHAIATGALFLLVGIIHDETGYKTIKDLGGLAKQSPIFTTIFAIMLFANVGLPGTNGFVSELLIIFGIYEFNHTLGYISALTVIIGASYMLWMFQRAILQDREGEALKFRDLKIKEIVGLAPWVILVFLMGIYPDIFIDKFEPTVTHYLNDILHIGAAK
- a CDS encoding fumarate reductase iron-sulfur subunit, which translates into the protein MSVEKGREITISVLKFNPRSKVSKPHFVDYKLEETPGMTLFIALTKIREELDPDLSFDFVCRAGICGSCGMVVNGKPALACRTLTANYPSGSLKLMPMPAFELIKDLSVNTGKWMDGMSKRVKSWIVDNGEETDISKMEERIDPDVANETFELDRCIECGICVASCGTMLMRPNFVGPVGLNRVARFEVDPHDKRTAEDFYELIGDDDGIFGCMSLMACEDHCPKHLPLQNKIAYLRRKLVALR